The following proteins are co-located in the Streptococcus downei MFe28 genome:
- the nrdH gene encoding glutaredoxin-like protein NrdH, whose product MSQITLFSKNNCMQCKMTKKFLDQNGADYEEINIDEYPEKIDYVKSLGFTAAPVIEAGDVTFSGFQPAKLKEIV is encoded by the coding sequence ATGTCACAAATCACATTATTTTCAAAAAACAACTGTATGCAATGCAAGATGACCAAGAAATTCTTGGATCAAAATGGGGCTGACTATGAGGAAATCAACATTGATGAGTACCCAGAAAAAATTGACTACGTTAAAAGTCTAGGTTTCACAGCAGCACCAGTTATTGAGGCTGGCGATGTGACCTTCTCAGGTTTCCAACCAGCTAAATTGAAGGAAATTGTCTAG
- the nrdE gene encoding class 1b ribonucleoside-diphosphate reductase subunit alpha has protein sequence MSLKNLGDVSYFRLNNEINRPVNGQIPLNKDKEALEAFFKENVLPNSMVFDSISQKINYLIENDYIEAEFIGKYKSEFIESLAKDLQEADFHFQSFMAAYKFYQQYALKTNDGTAYLESIEDRVLFNALYFADGNEVLAQDLAREMIAQRYQPATPSFLNAGRSRRGELVSCFLIQVTDDMNAIGRSINSALQLSRIGGGVGISLSNLREAGAPIKGYAGAASGVVPVMKLFEDSFSYSNQLGQRQGAGVVYLDVFHPDILSFLSTKKENADEKIRVKTLSLGVTVPDKFYELARKNEDMYLFSPYTVEKEYGVPYNYIDITEKYDELVANPNITKTKISARELETEISKLQQESGYPYVVNVDTANRSNPIDGKIVMSNLCSEILQVQKPSLINDAQEFVQMGTDISCNLGSTNIVNMMASPDFGRSIKAMTRALTFVTDSSNIEAVPTIKNGNAQAHTFGLGAMGLHSFLARHHMEYGSPESIEFTDIYFMLMNYWTLVESNAIARERGQSFVGFEKSKYADGTYFDKYVTGQFQPKSAKVKELFAKHFIPQAGDWEALRQAVMKDGLYHQNRLAVAPNGSISYINDVSASIHPIIQRIEERQEKKIGKIYYPASGLSTDTIPYYTSAYDMDMRKVIDVYAAATEHVDQGLSMTLFMRSELPQELYEWKTESKQTTRDLSILRNYAFNKGIKSIYYIRTFTDNGDEVGANQCESCVI, from the coding sequence ATGAGTCTCAAAAATTTAGGCGATGTCTCCTACTTCCGCCTCAATAATGAAATTAACCGACCAGTCAATGGCCAAATCCCTCTTAATAAGGATAAGGAGGCCTTGGAGGCCTTCTTCAAGGAAAATGTCCTTCCCAACTCCATGGTCTTTGATTCTATCAGCCAGAAAATCAACTATCTGATTGAAAATGATTATATCGAAGCTGAATTTATTGGGAAATACAAGTCAGAATTTATTGAGAGCCTAGCTAAAGACCTGCAGGAAGCAGACTTTCATTTCCAATCCTTTATGGCGGCCTACAAATTCTACCAACAGTATGCCCTTAAAACCAACGATGGAACTGCTTATCTGGAAAGCATTGAAGACCGGGTGCTCTTTAATGCCCTCTACTTCGCTGATGGTAATGAAGTTTTGGCTCAGGATTTAGCTAGGGAAATGATTGCTCAACGTTATCAGCCAGCAACCCCTTCTTTCCTCAATGCCGGGCGCAGCCGCCGCGGTGAATTAGTATCTTGTTTCTTGATTCAGGTGACCGATGATATGAACGCTATCGGCCGCTCCATCAACTCAGCCCTGCAGCTGTCTCGTATCGGTGGTGGGGTTGGAATTTCCCTCAGTAACCTGCGGGAAGCTGGAGCTCCTATCAAGGGTTATGCAGGGGCGGCTTCCGGCGTTGTTCCTGTTATGAAGCTTTTTGAAGATAGCTTCTCCTACTCTAACCAACTGGGCCAACGCCAAGGGGCTGGGGTCGTTTATCTGGATGTTTTCCACCCAGATATTCTCAGCTTCTTATCCACTAAGAAGGAAAATGCCGATGAAAAGATTCGGGTAAAAACCTTGTCCTTGGGTGTGACTGTACCTGATAAATTCTATGAATTAGCCCGCAAGAATGAGGATATGTACCTCTTTAGTCCCTATACGGTCGAAAAAGAATATGGGGTTCCATACAACTACATTGACATCACTGAAAAGTATGATGAGCTGGTGGCTAATCCTAATATTACTAAGACGAAAATTTCTGCCCGTGAATTGGAAACAGAGATTTCTAAACTCCAACAAGAATCTGGCTACCCTTACGTCGTCAATGTGGATACGGCCAATCGCTCTAACCCGATTGACGGAAAGATTGTCATGTCCAACCTCTGTTCGGAAATTCTCCAGGTGCAAAAGCCTAGTCTGATTAACGATGCTCAGGAATTTGTTCAAATGGGTACCGACATCTCTTGTAATTTGGGCTCAACCAATATTGTCAATATGATGGCCTCTCCTGACTTTGGTCGCTCTATCAAGGCTATGACCAGAGCTTTGACCTTTGTCACCGATTCTTCAAATATCGAAGCCGTGCCAACCATTAAGAATGGTAACGCCCAAGCCCACACCTTTGGTCTGGGAGCTATGGGACTCCACTCCTTCTTGGCTCGCCATCATATGGAATATGGTAGCCCTGAATCCATTGAGTTTACTGACATCTACTTCATGCTGATGAACTATTGGACCTTGGTGGAATCTAACGCTATCGCCCGTGAACGTGGCCAAAGCTTTGTAGGCTTTGAAAAGTCTAAGTATGCGGATGGTACTTACTTTGATAAATATGTAACTGGCCAATTCCAACCAAAATCTGCTAAGGTCAAGGAACTCTTTGCCAAGCATTTTATTCCTCAAGCTGGGGATTGGGAAGCCTTGCGGCAGGCTGTGATGAAGGATGGTCTCTACCACCAAAACCGCCTGGCTGTCGCACCAAATGGATCCATTTCATACATCAACGATGTGTCGGCTTCTATCCACCCTATTATCCAACGGATTGAAGAACGTCAGGAAAAGAAAATCGGTAAGATCTACTACCCTGCCAGTGGACTTTCAACTGATACCATCCCCTACTACACCTCGGCCTATGATATGGATATGCGCAAGGTTATTGATGTTTACGCCGCTGCAACCGAGCATGTGGATCAAGGACTGTCTATGACTCTCTTCATGCGCAGTGAATTGCCACAGGAGCTCTACGAATGGAAAACTGAAAGCAAGCAAACCACGCGCGACCTGTCCATCCTGCGGAATTACGCCTTCAACAAGGGTATCAAGTCCATCTACTACATCCGCACCTTTACCGATAACGGTGATGAAGTTGGCGCTAATCAGTGTGAAAGCTGTGTGATTTAG
- the nrdF gene encoding class 1b ribonucleoside-diphosphate reductase subunit beta, which yields MTTYYKAINWNEIEDVIDKSTWEKLTEQFWLDTRIPLSNDLDDWRKLSEAEKDLVGKVFGGLTLLDTMQSQTGVEAIRGDIRTQHEEAVLNNIQFMESVHAKSYSSIFSTLNTKSEIEEIFDWTNNNEYLQKKAEIINEIYLHGGALQKKVASTFLETFLFYSGFFTPLYYLGNNKLSNVAEIIKLIIRDESVHGTYIGYKFQLGFNELSEEEQSEFRDWMYDLLYQLYENEELYTKTLYDEVGWTEEVMTFLRYNANKALMNLGQDPLFPDTADDVNPIVMNGISTGTSNHDFFSQVGNGYLLGTVEAMQDDDYNYGL from the coding sequence ATGACAACATACTATAAAGCCATTAACTGGAATGAAATTGAAGATGTGATTGATAAGTCAACCTGGGAAAAGTTGACGGAGCAATTTTGGCTGGATACGCGGATTCCGCTTTCCAATGATTTGGATGACTGGCGCAAGCTCTCAGAAGCGGAAAAAGACTTGGTGGGTAAGGTCTTCGGTGGCTTGACCCTGCTGGATACCATGCAATCCCAAACAGGTGTTGAAGCCATTCGTGGTGACATTCGTACCCAACACGAGGAAGCTGTCCTCAACAATATCCAATTCATGGAGTCGGTCCATGCCAAGTCCTACTCCTCCATCTTCTCGACCCTCAACACCAAGTCTGAAATCGAAGAAATTTTCGACTGGACCAATAATAATGAGTATCTGCAAAAGAAGGCAGAGATTATCAATGAAATCTATCTGCACGGGGGCGCTCTCCAAAAGAAGGTGGCTTCAACCTTCCTAGAAACCTTCCTCTTCTACTCAGGCTTCTTCACGCCCCTCTACTACTTGGGTAACAATAAGTTATCCAATGTGGCTGAAATCATTAAGTTGATTATTCGGGATGAATCCGTCCACGGAACCTATATTGGCTATAAGTTCCAACTGGGCTTCAATGAGTTGTCCGAAGAGGAACAATCCGAGTTTCGCGATTGGATGTATGACCTTCTCTACCAACTCTATGAAAATGAAGAGCTCTACACCAAGACCCTCTACGATGAGGTTGGCTGGACCGAGGAAGTCATGACCTTCCTGCGCTACAATGCCAACAAGGCCCTGATGAACCTTGGTCAGGATCCTCTTTTCCCTGATACAGCTGATGACGTCAACCCCATCGTCATGAATGGTATTTCAACAGGTACCTCAAACCACGACTTCTTCTCGCAAGTTGGTAACGGTTATCTCCTGGGTACTGTTGAAGCTATGCAAGATGATGATTATAACTACGGACTCTAA
- a CDS encoding CidA/LrgA family protein encodes MKLYVQFMIILLFSLAGEIISTVFKLPVPGSIIGLILLFIALELKLVRLRHIYTVGKFLLNNMTILFLPAGVGIMQYFNVIIPNLLPILIITLGALVLNLLTIGFVVSWIKSRFEGDYKG; translated from the coding sequence ATGAAATTATACGTCCAGTTCATGATTATTCTTCTGTTTTCCCTGGCTGGAGAAATTATTTCAACGGTCTTTAAGTTGCCTGTACCAGGCAGTATTATCGGTTTAATTCTTCTCTTTATCGCCTTAGAATTAAAGCTGGTGAGGCTGCGGCATATCTATACGGTAGGTAAATTTTTACTCAACAATATGACCATTCTCTTTTTGCCAGCTGGTGTAGGTATTATGCAATATTTCAATGTCATTATTCCTAATCTCCTGCCTATTTTAATCATTACGCTAGGGGCCTTAGTCTTGAATCTATTGACCATCGGCTTTGTCGTTTCCTGGATAAAGAGTCGCTTCGAAGGCGATTATAAGGGGTAA
- a CDS encoding LrgB family protein: protein MSTIYTNPIFGLSLSIFAYLIGLLIFRRFPHPATTPLLVATVVLIVFLKVTGISYADYYKGGVYLNSLIVPSTVALAIPLYRNFPLMKHHYRSILLGTGIATLLNTIYTALIAKFFGLDFFFAVSLFPKSVTTAMAIGISQKMGGLTTLTLAVVVMTGILTSVIGPSVLKAFKIKDPIAFGLALGGTGHAIGTGAALKYGQIQGAMAGLAIGITGVMYVIISPIVAQLILK from the coding sequence ATGTCAACTATTTATACTAATCCCATCTTTGGTCTCTCCTTGTCAATTTTTGCCTATCTGATTGGCCTTTTAATCTTTAGGCGCTTTCCTCATCCCGCCACGACTCCCCTCCTAGTGGCAACGGTCGTCCTCATCGTCTTTTTAAAGGTGACTGGGATTTCCTATGCCGATTATTACAAGGGTGGCGTTTATCTCAATTCTCTAATTGTCCCCTCGACAGTTGCTTTGGCCATCCCTCTCTATCGGAATTTCCCCTTGATGAAGCACCACTATCGCAGTATTCTTCTGGGAACTGGGATTGCTACGCTCCTTAATACCATCTACACGGCTTTGATTGCAAAGTTTTTTGGCTTGGACTTCTTCTTTGCGGTCTCTCTTTTTCCAAAATCAGTTACGACGGCCATGGCTATCGGTATTAGTCAGAAAATGGGTGGGCTGACGACTCTGACCCTAGCGGTCGTGGTGATGACAGGTATCTTAACCAGTGTCATCGGCCCTTCTGTCCTCAAGGCCTTCAAGATTAAAGACCCTATTGCCTTTGGCTTGGCCCTAGGTGGAACCGGTCACGCTATTGGAACAGGCGCAGCCCTCAAATACGGTCAGATTCAAGGAGCTATGGCAGGCCTAGCCATCGGTATCACTGGTGTCATGTATGTCATCATCAGCCCGATTGTGGCCCAGTTGATTTTGAAATAA
- a CDS encoding acetylornithine transaminase has protein sequence MSKLFSNYKRADIEFVKAQGNELIDSQGKHYLDFSTGIGVTNLGFHPQVKAALEKQVQEIWHTPNLYQNSLQEEVAKKLIGDYDYLAFFCNSGAEANEAAIKIARKASGKQGIITFENSFHGRTFGSMSATGQDKIKTGFGDAVPHFSYAKFNDLNSVKALVNEDTAAVMLEMVQGESGVLPADQTFVQELASFCQDKGLYLIVDEVQTGMGRTGTLFSFEHYGIIPDIVTLAKGLANGVPVGAMLAKSSLSPAFSYGSHGSTFGGNKLAMSASSAVLDLMRAPGFLDQAWENGNYLQDQLKKALGANPKVSDIRGLGYMIGIQTTENLADLVQAARDEGLIVLTAGTNVIRLLPPLTLSKEEIDQGVAILAEIFR, from the coding sequence GATTGATAGTCAGGGCAAACATTACTTAGATTTTTCAACAGGTATCGGGGTCACCAATCTGGGATTTCATCCGCAAGTTAAGGCGGCCTTGGAAAAACAGGTCCAGGAAATCTGGCACACGCCCAACCTCTATCAAAATAGCCTGCAAGAAGAGGTGGCTAAGAAGCTAATCGGTGATTACGATTATCTGGCCTTCTTCTGTAATAGTGGTGCTGAAGCCAATGAGGCTGCCATTAAGATTGCCCGTAAGGCTAGTGGAAAGCAGGGCATTATTACTTTTGAAAATTCCTTCCATGGTCGGACCTTTGGCTCTATGTCGGCAACTGGCCAAGATAAGATTAAGACCGGGTTTGGTGATGCCGTCCCCCATTTTAGCTATGCCAAATTCAATGATTTGAACTCTGTTAAGGCTTTAGTCAATGAAGATACCGCTGCTGTCATGCTGGAGATGGTTCAGGGAGAATCTGGAGTTCTTCCAGCAGATCAGACCTTTGTCCAAGAGCTAGCTAGCTTTTGTCAGGATAAGGGCCTCTACCTGATTGTTGATGAGGTCCAAACAGGAATGGGTAGAACAGGTACGCTCTTCTCTTTTGAGCACTACGGTATCATTCCCGATATTGTTACCCTAGCCAAGGGGCTGGCTAACGGTGTTCCAGTCGGAGCCATGCTGGCCAAGTCGTCCTTGAGCCCGGCCTTTTCATACGGTAGCCACGGCTCCACCTTTGGTGGCAATAAGTTGGCCATGTCAGCCAGCTCGGCTGTTCTTGATCTTATGAGGGCACCAGGTTTTCTCGACCAAGCTTGGGAAAATGGGAATTATCTCCAAGACCAGCTCAAAAAGGCCTTAGGCGCTAATCCCAAGGTCAGTGATATTCGTGGTCTGGGTTATATGATTGGTATCCAGACGACCGAAAATTTGGCAGACCTGGTCCAGGCAGCTCGTGATGAGGGTCTGATTGTTCTGACGGCTGGAACCAATGTCATTAGACTCCTGCCACCTCTGACCCTGAGTAAGGAAGAGATTGATCAGGGCGTGGCTATCCTAGCAGAGATATTTCGCTAG